The DNA window TCAGTAAATATGATTGGCAAAGGTTAATACTGACATCTTTCTCTTGGATTGTGCATTCCTTGCAGTAGTATGCATCCGACACGCCTGGTCCTCCACAGATCACACAACGTCCCTGGTAAGATCCATAGTTGCACTCATCACAGATCCGCACTAGCGTACAAGGTCTTACATAAGAGTCACAGATGACACATTTTCCGTCAcctgaaagaaacagaaaagaatGATGCCATACAACACAAAACATAAAGAACTGTTCAAAAGTTTGGGATCATTCTatcaaatcacatcaaattaatCAGAA is part of the Sardina pilchardus chromosome 22, fSarPil1.1, whole genome shotgun sequence genome and encodes:
- the phf5a gene encoding PHD finger-like domain-containing protein 5A; this translates as MAKHHPDLIFCRKQAGVAIGRLCEKCDGKCVICDSYVRPCTLVRICDECNYGSYQGRCVICGGPGVSDAYYCKECTIQEKDRDGCPKIVNLGSSKTDLFYERKKYGFKKR